In the genome of Xanthomonas translucens pv. cerealis, one region contains:
- the tolR gene encoding protein TolR, whose amino-acid sequence MTAAISRRKRRKLKSEINVVPYIDVMLVLLIIFMVTAPLLSLSVDVDLPDSTARSVESKKDPVIVSVDAEGHYTLTLQDGKPEKIGAPELKAKMQAFVGQNKDVPVFVAAPGNSNYQLVMDTMVMLQQAGVPKVGLMSQPGTNAR is encoded by the coding sequence ATGACTGCCGCCATTTCCCGCCGCAAACGCCGCAAACTCAAGTCCGAGATCAACGTCGTGCCGTACATCGACGTGATGCTGGTGCTGCTGATCATCTTCATGGTCACCGCGCCGCTGCTGAGTCTGAGCGTGGACGTGGACCTGCCCGATTCCACCGCGCGTTCGGTGGAAAGCAAGAAGGACCCGGTCATCGTCAGCGTCGATGCCGAGGGCCACTACACGCTGACCCTGCAGGACGGCAAGCCGGAGAAGATCGGTGCGCCGGAACTGAAGGCGAAGATGCAGGCCTTCGTCGGCCAGAACAAGGACGTGCCGGTGTTTGTCGCCGCCCCGGGCAATTCCAACTACCAGCTGGTCATGGACACCATGGTCATGCTGCAGCAGGCCGGCGTTCCCAAGGTGGGCCTGATGAGCCAGCCCGGTACCAATGCACGCTGA
- the ybgF gene encoding tol-pal system protein YbgF, whose amino-acid sequence MRIGVLTSMIVAAALVAAAPADAQRASLADRVSALEQQAMNTQGNTDMLNQLNQLRTQVQSLEATIEQLQHDNEQLKQRAKDQYLDLDGRLNRIEGGATPPLPPAGAAAPAASAPAAKPAAAVSERPPSVHGDAGTLAASGDERTSYNVAFEALKAGKYADSANLFQSFLELYPNGVYAPNALYWLGESYYATKNFPLAEAQFRDLIGRYPTHDKASGALLKLGLSQYGEGRTQDAEQTLQQVISQYPGSDAARTAQDRLQSIRIGQQLR is encoded by the coding sequence ATGCGTATCGGTGTCCTTACATCGATGATCGTCGCGGCGGCCCTGGTGGCCGCCGCGCCGGCTGATGCGCAGCGCGCAAGCCTCGCCGATCGCGTGTCCGCGCTCGAGCAGCAGGCCATGAACACCCAGGGCAACACCGACATGCTGAACCAGCTCAACCAGCTGCGGACGCAGGTGCAGTCGCTGGAGGCCACGATCGAGCAATTGCAGCACGACAACGAACAACTCAAGCAGCGCGCCAAGGACCAGTACCTGGACTTGGACGGCCGCCTGAACCGGATCGAGGGTGGCGCGACGCCGCCGTTGCCGCCGGCTGGCGCTGCCGCACCTGCCGCTTCCGCACCCGCCGCCAAGCCGGCTGCCGCCGTTTCCGAACGGCCGCCGTCGGTGCATGGCGACGCCGGCACGCTCGCCGCCAGCGGCGACGAGCGCACCAGCTACAACGTCGCCTTCGAGGCGCTGAAGGCTGGCAAATATGCCGACTCGGCGAATCTGTTCCAGAGCTTTCTCGAGCTGTACCCGAACGGCGTGTATGCCCCCAATGCCTTGTATTGGCTGGGCGAGAGCTATTACGCCACCAAGAATTTCCCGCTGGCCGAGGCGCAGTTCCGCGACCTGATCGGCCGCTATCCGACCCACGACAAGGCCTCCGGCGCCCTGCTCAAGCTGGGCTTGTCCCAGTACGGCGAAGGCCGCACCCAGGACGCCGAGCAGACCCTGCAGCAGGTGATCAGCCAGTATCCGGGATCGGATGCCGCGCGCACCGCGCAGGACCGCCTGCAGTCGATCCGCATCGGCCAGCAGCTGCGCTGA
- a CDS encoding potassium transporter Kup gives MSSNHTSTPAPCDGNDAAHGKTGFAVVLGAIGVVFGDIGTSPLYTLKEAFSPHYGLTPDHDTVLGILSLVFWALMIVVTLKYVAIIMRADNDGEGGIMALTALAQRTLPGGSRSVYVVGILGIFGASLFFGDGVITPAISVLSAVEGLEVAAPRLHSFVVPITVMVLVMLFVAQRFGTERVGKAFGPITVLWFLALGAIGVYNLTKAPEVLHALNPWWGVRFFAEHNWHAVFVLGAVVLAVTGGEALYADMGHFGAKAIRYSWNFLVLPMLTLTYLGQGALMLRDPAAVRNPFYESVPEWGLYPMIVLATAATVIASQAVITGAYSVASQAIQLGYIPRMHIRHTSDSTIGQIYIPGVNWMLLALVIMAVLGFGNSTALATAYGVSVTGTMLITTVLMVIYARANPRVPRVLLWMMAVVFVAVDCAFFYANIIKFMDGAWFPLLLGLILFTLMRTWRRGRKLLQGEIRKDGIKLDTFLPGLMLAPPVRVPGTAVFLTADPLVVPHALMHNLKHNKVLHERNVFLTVETLPVPYATAKQRLKMDAIGDEFYRVIVRFGFMETPDVPLALMRSCDQGGIYFDPMDTTYFASRETIVASANRGMPIWRDKLFAVMHRNAAPATGFFRIPGNRLVELGAQVEI, from the coding sequence ATGTCTTCGAACCACACTTCTACTCCAGCCCCCTGCGACGGCAACGACGCCGCGCACGGCAAGACCGGTTTCGCCGTGGTGCTGGGCGCCATCGGCGTCGTCTTCGGCGACATCGGCACCAGTCCGCTGTATACCTTGAAGGAAGCGTTCTCGCCGCATTACGGCCTGACCCCGGACCACGACACGGTGCTGGGCATCCTGTCGCTGGTGTTCTGGGCGTTGATGATCGTGGTGACGCTCAAGTACGTGGCGATCATCATGCGCGCCGACAACGATGGCGAGGGCGGCATCATGGCGCTGACCGCGCTGGCGCAGCGCACGCTGCCCGGCGGCTCGCGTTCGGTATACGTGGTCGGCATCCTGGGCATTTTCGGCGCCTCGTTGTTTTTCGGCGACGGGGTGATCACCCCGGCCATTTCGGTGTTGTCGGCAGTGGAGGGCCTGGAGGTGGCGGCGCCGCGGTTGCACAGCTTCGTCGTGCCGATCACGGTGATGGTGCTGGTGATGCTGTTCGTGGCGCAGCGCTTCGGCACCGAGCGGGTCGGCAAGGCGTTCGGTCCGATCACGGTGCTGTGGTTCCTGGCGCTGGGCGCGATCGGCGTCTACAACCTCACCAAGGCGCCGGAGGTGCTGCATGCACTCAATCCGTGGTGGGGCGTGCGCTTCTTCGCCGAGCACAACTGGCACGCGGTGTTCGTCCTCGGCGCGGTGGTGCTGGCGGTCACTGGCGGCGAAGCGCTGTATGCGGACATGGGCCATTTCGGCGCCAAGGCGATCCGCTATTCGTGGAATTTCCTGGTCCTGCCGATGCTGACCCTGACCTACCTGGGGCAGGGGGCATTGATGCTGCGCGACCCGGCGGCGGTGCGCAATCCGTTCTACGAATCGGTGCCGGAGTGGGGCCTGTATCCGATGATCGTGCTGGCCACCGCGGCCACCGTGATCGCCTCGCAGGCGGTGATCACCGGCGCCTACTCGGTGGCCAGCCAGGCGATCCAGCTCGGCTACATCCCGCGCATGCACATCCGCCACACCTCCGATTCGACGATCGGCCAGATCTACATTCCCGGGGTCAACTGGATGCTGCTGGCGCTGGTGATCATGGCCGTGCTGGGCTTTGGCAATTCCACCGCCCTGGCCACCGCCTACGGCGTTTCGGTCACCGGCACCATGCTCATCACCACCGTGCTGATGGTCATCTATGCGCGCGCCAATCCGCGCGTGCCCAGGGTCCTGCTGTGGATGATGGCAGTAGTGTTCGTGGCGGTGGACTGCGCGTTCTTCTACGCCAATATCATCAAGTTCATGGATGGCGCCTGGTTCCCGCTGCTGTTGGGGTTGATCCTGTTCACCCTGATGCGCACCTGGCGTCGCGGTCGCAAGCTGCTGCAGGGCGAGATCCGCAAGGACGGCATCAAGCTCGATACCTTTCTTCCCGGGCTGATGCTGGCGCCGCCGGTGCGGGTGCCGGGGACCGCGGTGTTCCTGACCGCCGATCCGCTCGTGGTGCCGCACGCGCTGATGCACAACCTCAAGCACAACAAGGTGCTGCACGAGCGCAACGTGTTCCTGACCGTGGAGACCCTGCCGGTGCCCTACGCCACGGCCAAGCAGCGGCTGAAGATGGACGCCATCGGCGACGAGTTCTACCGGGTGATCGTGCGCTTCGGCTTCATGGAGACCCCTGACGTGCCGCTGGCGCTGATGCGCTCCTGCGACCAGGGCGGCATCTACTTCGACCCGATGGACACCACCTATTTCGCCAGCCGCGAGACCATCGTGGCCAGCGCCAACCGCGGCATGCCGATCTGGCGCGACAAGCTGTTCGCGGTCATGCACCGCAACGCCGCCCCGGCCACCGGCTTCTTCCGCATCCCCGGCAACCGGTTGGTGGAGCTGGGCGCGCAGGTGGAGATCTGA
- the ruvB gene encoding Holliday junction branch migration DNA helicase RuvB: MERIIASSATREDDAVEASIRPKRLADYLGQQPVREQLSIYIEAAKARGEALDHVLIFGPPGLGKTTLSHVIANELGVNLRVTSGPVIEKAGDLAALLTNLQPHDVLFVDEIHRLSPVVEEVLYPAMEDFQIDIMIGEGPAARSIKIDLPPFTLIGATTRAGLLTAPLRDRFGIVQRLAFYTPEELGRIVRRSSAILGIACDADGCAEIARRARGTPRIANRLLRRVRDFAQVRAGGHIDLDVAQAAMQMLGVDPEGFDDLDRRLLRTIIDYFDGGPVGVESLAASLSEERGTLEDVIEPYLIQQGYLIRTARGRMATNKAYLHLGLPPPRDRGTGTGDRGESLF; this comes from the coding sequence ATGGAGCGCATCATCGCCAGCAGCGCCACGCGCGAAGACGACGCGGTCGAGGCCAGCATCCGTCCCAAGCGGCTGGCCGACTACCTCGGCCAGCAGCCGGTGCGCGAGCAGCTGTCGATCTATATCGAAGCGGCCAAGGCGCGCGGCGAGGCGCTGGACCATGTGCTGATCTTCGGGCCGCCGGGCCTGGGCAAGACCACGCTCAGCCATGTCATCGCCAACGAACTGGGGGTCAACCTGCGGGTGACCTCCGGCCCGGTGATCGAGAAGGCTGGCGACCTGGCGGCGCTGCTGACCAACCTGCAGCCGCACGACGTGCTGTTCGTGGACGAGATCCACCGCCTGTCGCCGGTGGTCGAGGAAGTGCTGTATCCGGCGATGGAAGACTTCCAGATCGACATCATGATCGGCGAGGGCCCGGCCGCGCGCTCGATCAAGATCGACCTGCCGCCGTTCACCCTGATCGGCGCCACCACCCGCGCCGGCCTGCTGACCGCGCCGTTGCGCGACCGTTTCGGCATCGTGCAGCGCCTGGCGTTCTATACCCCCGAAGAGCTGGGCAGGATCGTGCGCCGTTCCTCCGCCATCCTCGGCATCGCCTGCGACGCTGATGGCTGCGCGGAGATCGCGCGGCGCGCGCGCGGCACCCCGCGCATCGCCAACCGGCTGCTGCGGCGGGTCCGCGATTTCGCCCAGGTCCGCGCCGGCGGCCACATCGACCTGGACGTGGCGCAGGCGGCGATGCAGATGCTCGGGGTCGACCCAGAAGGCTTCGACGACCTGGATCGGCGCCTGCTGCGCACCATCATCGATTACTTCGACGGCGGCCCGGTCGGGGTCGAGTCGCTGGCCGCCTCGCTGTCGGAGGAGCGTGGCACCCTGGAAGACGTGATCGAGCCCTACCTGATCCAGCAGGGCTACCTGATCCGCACCGCGCGCGGGCGCATGGCGACCAACAAGGCCTATCTGCACCTGGGGTTGCCGCCGCCGCGGGACCGGGGGACTGGGACCGGGGACCGGGGAGAGTCGCTGTTTTGA
- the tolQ gene encoding protein TolQ, whose amino-acid sequence MIALLLALQDTVAEALPQDVTQNAAQAVASTAAHGGINYLDLLIKASLPVKVIVLLLLLGSLISWVIIFRKARVFKQANRDADDFENRFWSGTDLTKLYAGAADRNRVVGGLEAIFEAGFREFTRLRDKRKLDARIQLEGAQRAMRATYAREVDRLERNLELLANIGSTAPYVGLVGTVFGIMVTMHDMLNSGQQAGIAAVAPGISEALFATAIGLFVAIPAVWAYNRFTTRVERMAVRFETFSEEFSSILQRQASGD is encoded by the coding sequence ATGATCGCATTGCTCCTGGCCCTGCAGGACACGGTGGCGGAGGCGCTACCGCAGGACGTGACCCAAAACGCCGCGCAGGCCGTCGCCAGCACCGCCGCCCATGGCGGCATCAACTACCTGGATCTGCTGATCAAGGCCAGCCTGCCGGTCAAGGTGATTGTGCTGCTGCTGCTGCTCGGCTCGCTGATCAGCTGGGTGATCATTTTCCGCAAGGCGCGGGTGTTCAAGCAGGCCAACCGCGACGCGGACGACTTCGAGAACCGCTTCTGGTCCGGCACCGACTTGACCAAGCTCTACGCCGGGGCGGCCGACCGCAACCGTGTGGTCGGCGGGCTGGAGGCGATCTTCGAGGCCGGTTTCCGCGAATTCACCCGCCTGCGCGACAAGCGCAAGCTCGATGCGCGGATCCAGCTGGAAGGCGCGCAGCGAGCGATGCGTGCGACCTATGCGCGCGAGGTGGACCGTCTGGAGCGCAACCTGGAACTGCTCGCCAACATCGGCTCCACGGCGCCCTACGTGGGCCTGGTCGGCACCGTGTTCGGCATCATGGTGACCATGCACGACATGCTCAACAGCGGCCAGCAGGCGGGTATCGCCGCGGTCGCGCCGGGTATCTCCGAGGCGCTGTTCGCCACCGCCATCGGCCTGTTCGTGGCGATTCCGGCGGTGTGGGCATACAACCGCTTCACCACCCGGGTCGAGCGGATGGCGGTGCGCTTTGAGACCTTCTCCGAAGAGTTCAGCTCCATCCTGCAGCGCCAGGCCAGCGGCGACTGA
- the tolB gene encoding Tol-Pal system beta propeller repeat protein TolB, with product MKKLPRWLAALAALMLPLAAFAQDKGLEIDIVGGNASATPITVVPMPYQGSAAAPSTDVAAVVRADLDRSGQFRDLPEAQIVERPTRGSEVQYATWRALKQDYLVAGRVMDAGEGTYRVEYELFDVAKGERMLGLAMTARASAMRDVAHQMADAIYEKITGVRGAFWTRIAYVTASGKGGAMRYALMVADADGYNPQTIVRSAEPLLSPNWSPDGKKLAYVSFERGNSSIYLQDIATGARQLVSSFRGINGAPSFSPDGRKLALALSRSGNPEIYVMDLGSKQLTQLTNHFGIDTEPTWAPDGSSIYFTSDRGGRPQIYQVAATGGSANRVTFQGNYNATASVSFDGKKIAVAQGSGNTYKIAMMDRSLGSPRWSTLSTGSLDESPSFAPNASMVLYAAREGGRGVLYAVSADARVRQRLVLADGDVREPSWSPYRTAR from the coding sequence ATGAAGAAACTGCCGCGCTGGCTTGCCGCCCTGGCTGCCCTGATGCTCCCCCTGGCCGCGTTCGCGCAGGACAAGGGCCTGGAAATCGACATCGTCGGCGGCAACGCGTCGGCGACGCCGATCACCGTCGTGCCGATGCCCTACCAGGGTTCGGCGGCCGCGCCGTCCACCGACGTGGCCGCGGTGGTGCGTGCCGACCTGGACCGTTCCGGCCAGTTCCGCGACCTGCCCGAGGCGCAGATCGTCGAGCGCCCGACCCGCGGCAGCGAAGTGCAGTACGCCACCTGGCGTGCGCTGAAGCAGGATTACCTGGTCGCCGGCCGGGTGATGGATGCCGGCGAAGGCACCTACCGGGTCGAGTATGAACTGTTCGACGTGGCCAAGGGCGAGCGCATGCTCGGCCTGGCGATGACCGCGCGCGCCAGTGCGATGCGCGATGTGGCGCACCAGATGGCCGATGCGATCTATGAGAAGATCACCGGCGTGCGCGGCGCGTTCTGGACCCGCATCGCCTACGTCACCGCCAGCGGCAAGGGCGGCGCGATGCGTTATGCGTTGATGGTCGCCGACGCCGACGGCTACAACCCGCAGACCATCGTGCGCTCGGCCGAACCGCTGCTGTCGCCGAACTGGAGCCCGGACGGCAAGAAGCTGGCCTACGTCAGCTTCGAGCGCGGCAACTCCTCGATCTACCTCCAGGACATCGCCACCGGCGCCCGCCAGCTGGTGTCCAGCTTCCGCGGCATCAACGGCGCGCCTTCGTTCTCGCCGGACGGTCGCAAGCTGGCCCTGGCGCTGTCGCGCAGCGGCAACCCGGAGATCTACGTGATGGATCTGGGCAGCAAGCAGCTGACCCAGCTGACTAACCATTTCGGCATCGACACCGAGCCGACCTGGGCGCCTGACGGCAGCAGCATCTACTTCACCTCCGATCGCGGCGGCCGGCCGCAGATCTACCAAGTGGCGGCGACCGGCGGCAGCGCCAACCGGGTCACCTTCCAGGGCAATTACAACGCCACCGCCAGCGTGTCTTTCGACGGCAAAAAGATCGCCGTCGCCCAGGGCAGCGGCAATACCTACAAGATCGCGATGATGGACCGCAGCCTGGGTTCGCCGCGCTGGAGCACATTGTCTACGGGGTCGCTGGACGAGTCGCCCAGCTTTGCCCCGAACGCCAGCATGGTCTTGTATGCCGCACGCGAAGGCGGGCGAGGGGTGCTGTACGCGGTCTCGGCCGATGCCCGCGTGCGTCAGCGCCTGGTCCTGGCCGATGGCGACGTGCGCGAGCCGTCGTGGTCGCCGTACCGGACGGCGCGTTGA
- the tolA gene encoding cell envelope integrity protein TolA, giving the protein MHAEADSRPPREQDSDQGLIVGVLLALAVHVLLGLLFFLAWWWSPVREVEPAAGSPMVEASLVVSAADVRSAQKAVQDAPKPLPEPLPEPVKEVAEDDTVPPPQPVPVPKPQQAPTEQQQKAQDFIPVPDKVDQDRASRTAISQEKEKQEQEAKRRQEQIDLTEQKRQQEAEQKQRLAAQQEEDRQKKIADIRKQREQADREAKLAEQKLRQLADVRAKQASATAASTPQATPGQNGTNTDLSAKYAAAIQQAVLSQWVRPDSVPLGQKCKIAIKQIVGGQVIEAKVSPDCPYDEAGRRSIEAAVLRAQPLPYRGFESVFARDLTFNFTAQDR; this is encoded by the coding sequence ATGCACGCTGAAGCCGATTCCCGACCGCCCCGCGAACAGGACAGCGACCAGGGCCTGATCGTCGGCGTGCTCCTCGCGCTGGCCGTGCACGTGCTGCTCGGGCTGCTGTTCTTCCTTGCCTGGTGGTGGTCGCCCGTGCGCGAGGTGGAACCGGCGGCGGGTTCGCCGATGGTCGAGGCCTCGCTGGTGGTGTCGGCGGCGGACGTGCGTTCGGCGCAGAAGGCGGTGCAGGACGCGCCCAAGCCCCTGCCCGAACCGTTGCCCGAACCGGTCAAGGAAGTCGCCGAGGACGATACCGTGCCGCCGCCGCAACCGGTGCCCGTGCCCAAGCCGCAGCAGGCGCCGACCGAGCAGCAGCAGAAGGCGCAGGACTTCATTCCGGTGCCGGACAAGGTCGACCAGGACCGCGCCAGCCGCACCGCGATCTCGCAGGAAAAAGAGAAGCAGGAGCAGGAAGCCAAGCGCCGCCAGGAGCAGATCGACCTGACCGAGCAGAAGCGCCAGCAGGAGGCCGAGCAGAAGCAGCGCCTGGCCGCGCAGCAGGAAGAGGATCGGCAGAAGAAGATCGCCGACATCCGCAAGCAGCGCGAGCAGGCCGACCGCGAGGCCAAGCTGGCCGAGCAGAAGCTGCGCCAGCTGGCCGACGTGCGCGCCAAGCAGGCCTCGGCCACCGCCGCGTCCACGCCGCAGGCCACGCCCGGGCAGAACGGCACCAATACCGACCTGTCGGCGAAGTACGCCGCGGCGATCCAGCAGGCGGTGCTGAGCCAGTGGGTGCGTCCGGATTCGGTGCCGCTGGGGCAGAAGTGCAAGATCGCGATCAAGCAGATCGTCGGCGGGCAGGTGATCGAGGCCAAGGTCAGCCCCGACTGTCCCTACGACGAAGCGGGCCGGCGTTCGATCGAGGCCGCGGTGCTGCGGGCGCAGCCGCTGCCTTACCGGGGCTTCGAATCGGTGTTCGCGCGCGATCTGACCTTTAACTTCACTGCGCAGGATCGCTGA
- the queC gene encoding 7-cyano-7-deazaguanine synthase QueC translates to MKNAVVLLSGGMDSAVVVAIAREQGYAVHALSVSYGQRHTSELDAATRVAAALGAVAHKTVNVDLRSIGGSALTDDIEVPDAGGEGIPVTYVPARNTIMLSVALGWAEVLGAADIFCGVNAVDYSGYPDCRPEFIDAFQTLANLATKAGVEGAGLRVHAPLQRMSKADIVREGQRLGVDFGLTVSCYRADGDGRACGHCDACRLRAAGFADAGVADPTRYA, encoded by the coding sequence ATGAAAAACGCCGTTGTCCTACTCTCCGGTGGCATGGATTCCGCCGTCGTCGTCGCTATCGCCCGCGAGCAGGGTTATGCCGTGCATGCGCTGAGCGTCAGCTATGGGCAGCGGCATACCTCCGAACTGGACGCGGCCACGCGCGTGGCCGCCGCGCTCGGCGCGGTGGCACACAAGACCGTCAACGTCGACCTGCGCAGCATCGGCGGCTCCGCGCTGACCGACGACATCGAGGTGCCGGACGCGGGCGGCGAGGGCATCCCGGTCACCTATGTGCCGGCGCGCAACACCATCATGCTGTCGGTGGCGCTGGGCTGGGCCGAGGTGCTGGGCGCGGCGGACATCTTCTGCGGCGTCAACGCGGTGGACTACTCCGGCTACCCGGACTGCCGTCCCGAGTTCATCGACGCGTTCCAGACCCTGGCCAACCTGGCGACCAAGGCCGGCGTGGAAGGCGCCGGCCTGCGCGTGCACGCGCCGCTGCAGCGCATGAGCAAGGCCGACATCGTGCGCGAGGGCCAGCGCCTGGGCGTGGATTTCGGCCTCACTGTGTCTTGCTACCGCGCCGATGGCGACGGCCGCGCCTGCGGCCACTGCGACGCCTGCCGGCTGCGCGCCGCCGGCTTCGCCGATGCCGGCGTGGCCGACCCGACCCGCTACGCCTGA
- the pal gene encoding peptidoglycan-associated lipoprotein Pal, with the protein MNKTTRVLLVSLLSVAALAGCSKKVKEVPPTDTTGTTGSTTPAGPSTSGLYGPGDLNTDACLRQRVVYFDLDQDSLKPEFQAIMACHAKYLRDRPSSRITLQGNADERGSREYNMGLGERRGNAVSSALQAAGGSAAQLTVVSYGEERPVCTESGESCWSQNRRVEIVYTAQ; encoded by the coding sequence ATGAACAAGACCACCCGCGTACTGCTTGTTTCGCTGTTGTCCGTCGCAGCTCTGGCCGGCTGCTCCAAGAAGGTCAAGGAAGTTCCCCCGACCGATACCACCGGCACCACCGGTTCCACCACCCCGGCCGGCCCGTCGACCTCCGGCCTGTACGGCCCGGGCGATTTGAATACCGATGCCTGCCTGCGCCAGCGCGTGGTCTACTTCGATCTGGACCAGGACTCGCTGAAGCCGGAGTTCCAGGCGATCATGGCCTGTCACGCCAAGTACCTGCGTGACCGTCCGTCCTCGCGCATCACCCTGCAGGGCAATGCCGACGAGCGCGGTTCGCGCGAGTACAACATGGGCCTGGGCGAGCGTCGTGGCAACGCCGTGTCTTCGGCGCTGCAGGCTGCCGGCGGTTCGGCTGCGCAGCTGACCGTGGTCAGCTACGGCGAAGAGCGTCCGGTGTGCACCGAGTCGGGCGAGTCCTGCTGGTCGCAGAACCGCCGCGTCGAGATCGTGTACACGGCTCAGTAA
- the queE gene encoding 7-carboxy-7-deazaguanine synthase QueE: MAAVPSEIVQSPLPRLKLTEIFLSLQGEADSAGWPTVFVRLTGCPLRCSYCDTAYAFHGGQWWDIDAILAEVARHGVRHVCVTGGEPLAQKRCLRLLEQLCDAGYDVSLETSGALDIADVDPRVSRVLDIKTPASQEAQRNRWENLPLLSARDQIKFVLCGRADYDWARAIVAEHRLHERCTVWFSPSKSELAPRELADWIVADRLSVRFQMQLHKLLWNDEPGR; this comes from the coding sequence ATGGCCGCCGTTCCCAGCGAAATCGTTCAAAGCCCGCTACCGCGCCTGAAGCTGACGGAGATATTCCTGTCGCTACAGGGCGAGGCCGACAGCGCCGGCTGGCCGACCGTGTTCGTGCGCCTGACCGGCTGCCCGCTGCGCTGCAGCTATTGCGATACCGCCTACGCCTTCCACGGCGGGCAGTGGTGGGACATCGACGCGATCCTGGCCGAGGTGGCGCGCCACGGCGTGCGCCATGTCTGCGTGACCGGCGGCGAGCCGCTGGCGCAGAAGCGCTGCCTGCGCCTGCTAGAGCAGCTATGCGACGCCGGCTACGACGTATCGCTGGAAACCTCCGGTGCGCTGGACATCGCCGACGTGGACCCGCGCGTGTCGCGAGTGCTCGACATCAAGACCCCGGCCTCGCAGGAGGCGCAGCGCAACCGCTGGGAAAACCTGCCGCTGCTGAGCGCGCGCGACCAGATCAAGTTCGTGCTGTGCGGCCGTGCCGACTACGACTGGGCGCGCGCGATCGTCGCCGAACACCGCCTGCACGAGCGCTGCACCGTGTGGTTCTCGCCGAGCAAGAGCGAATTGGCGCCGCGCGAGCTGGCCGACTGGATCGTCGCCGACCGCCTGTCGGTGCGCTTCCAGATGCAGCTGCACAAGCTGCTGTGGAACGACGAGCCGGGGCGTTAG
- the ybgC gene encoding tol-pal system-associated acyl-CoA thioesterase, which produces MTPGSPVPGPQSRRLFSWPTRIYWEDTDAGCVVYHARYVAFLERARTEWLRALGYGQERLRLQRDLVFAVRAMHLDFLRPAHLDDTLQVGVALSQCKRASLLFAQSIHRDGELLLRAQVKVAALGAGNFRPRGIDDALYDQLKALEITETELLRNDG; this is translated from the coding sequence ATGACCCCCGGGTCCCCGGTCCCCGGTCCCCAGTCCCGCCGGCTATTCAGTTGGCCGACACGCATCTACTGGGAAGATACCGACGCCGGTTGCGTGGTCTACCATGCACGCTACGTCGCCTTTCTTGAGCGGGCGCGCACGGAATGGCTGCGCGCGCTGGGTTACGGACAGGAGCGCTTGCGCCTGCAGCGCGATCTGGTGTTCGCGGTGCGCGCGATGCACCTCGACTTCCTGCGCCCGGCTCACCTGGACGATACGCTGCAGGTCGGTGTCGCGCTGTCGCAATGCAAGCGCGCCAGCCTGCTGTTCGCGCAGTCGATCCACCGCGACGGCGAGTTGCTGTTGCGTGCGCAGGTGAAGGTGGCGGCGCTGGGCGCTGGCAACTTCCGCCCGCGCGGCATCGACGACGCGTTGTACGACCAATTGAAAGCTCTCGAAATCACTGAAACCGAATTACTGAGGAACGACGGATGA